One genomic window of Deltaproteobacteria bacterium includes the following:
- a CDS encoding nuclear transport factor 2 family protein produces the protein MDLAARIGRLEDVEAIKRLKYRYWRCLDLKLWDELGGCFTDDATADYGEGRYRFAGAEAILRFLREALGRESGSVTVHHGHHPEIELTSETTARGTWALYNYLFNVAQKRSVRIGAYYDDRYVKPAGAWKIAHTGYTYVFREEWSREDTPSLRLLAP, from the coding sequence ATGGACCTCGCGGCGCGCATCGGGAGGCTGGAGGACGTCGAGGCGATAAAGCGCCTCAAGTACCGCTACTGGCGGTGCCTCGATCTGAAGCTCTGGGACGAGCTCGGCGGCTGCTTCACCGACGATGCGACCGCCGACTACGGCGAGGGGCGGTACCGCTTCGCGGGCGCGGAGGCCATCCTGCGCTTCCTCCGCGAGGCGCTCGGGCGGGAGTCGGGGTCGGTGACCGTCCACCACGGGCATCATCCCGAGATCGAGCTCACGAGCGAGACGACGGCACGCGGCACGTGGGCGCTCTACAACTACCTCTTCAACGTCGCACAGAAGCGCTCGGTGCGCATCGGGGCCTATTACGACGACCGCTACGTCAAGCCGGCGGGCGCCTGGAAGATCGCCCACACGGGGTACACCTACGTCTTCCGCGAGGAGTGGAGCCGGGAAGACACGCCGAGCCTCCGGCTCCTCGCACCGTGA
- a CDS encoding beta-lactamase family protein has product MPAARGEPPPIEGVCDRRFAAVRDAFASNFVERGEVGAAVAVSVGGRVVVDLWGGWADARRRRPWRQETLVDFFSVGKAFSAVCAHRLVERGLVDLDAPIARYWPEFGATGKEDITLRQVLSHRAGLPALRAPLPDGAMLDWATMTRALERQAPWWQPGTAHGYHVNTFGYLVGEVVRRTTGTTLGSFLRTEVTGPLGADVHIGLPASEHGRAAEFLWPAGPPAPDRAALTDDELMKWNVYWNPPGLSGAGWVNTAAWRAAEIPSTNGHGTARGVGRVYAALARGGA; this is encoded by the coding sequence ATGCCCGCCGCGCGCGGTGAGCCACCGCCCATCGAGGGCGTCTGCGATCGCAGGTTCGCCGCCGTCCGGGACGCCTTCGCGTCCAACTTCGTCGAGCGGGGCGAGGTAGGGGCGGCCGTCGCGGTCTCGGTCGGCGGCCGGGTCGTGGTCGACCTGTGGGGTGGCTGGGCGGACGCCCGGCGCCGCCGCCCGTGGCGGCAGGAGACGCTCGTCGACTTCTTCTCGGTCGGCAAGGCGTTCAGCGCCGTCTGCGCGCACCGGCTGGTCGAGCGCGGCCTCGTCGACCTCGACGCACCGATCGCTCGGTACTGGCCCGAGTTCGGCGCCACCGGCAAGGAGGACATCACGCTCCGCCAGGTCCTCTCTCACCGGGCCGGCCTTCCGGCGCTGCGCGCGCCGCTCCCCGACGGCGCCATGCTCGACTGGGCCACGATGACCCGGGCGCTCGAGCGGCAGGCGCCGTGGTGGCAGCCGGGCACCGCGCACGGCTATCACGTGAACACCTTCGGCTACCTCGTGGGCGAGGTCGTGCGGCGCACGACGGGCACGACGCTCGGATCGTTCCTGCGGACGGAGGTCACCGGCCCGCTCGGCGCCGACGTGCACATCGGCCTGCCGGCGTCCGAGCACGGCCGGGCCGCCGAGTTCCTCTGGCCCGCGGGCCCGCCGGCACCGGATCGCGCTGCGCTCACGGACGACGAGCTGATGAAGTGGAACGTCTACTGGAACCCTCCGGGCCTCTCCGGCGCGGGCTGGGTGAACACGGCCGCATGGCGGGCGGCGGAGATCCCGTCGACCAACGGGCACGGCACCGCCCGCGGCGTCGGTCGCGTGTACGCCGCGCTGGCGCGCGGCGGAGCGAT